In a single window of the Rhodoferax saidenbachensis genome:
- a CDS encoding ComF family protein, whose product MCHAWPAQPVCEACVGLFGQPVPRCTTCARPVLASMRQCGACITKPPQLDRCLAAVPYAYPWSTLVVDFKFQEHPAWAPRFATLMRSAPWVEPALEAADLVIPMPLSRERLRTRGFNQALLLARALEPAKLMASVLLRIVDTPPQSSLPRKQRLTSVQNAFAVEPLQAHRLQGTSVVLVDDVMTSGASLHAAAKVLRQAGVTHITALVFARTE is encoded by the coding sequence GTGTGCCACGCCTGGCCTGCGCAGCCGGTCTGCGAGGCCTGCGTGGGCCTGTTTGGCCAACCCGTTCCGCGCTGCACCACCTGCGCCCGGCCGGTACTGGCGAGCATGCGGCAATGTGGCGCCTGCATCACCAAGCCTCCTCAGCTGGACCGCTGCCTGGCCGCCGTCCCGTACGCCTACCCCTGGTCAACGCTGGTGGTGGACTTCAAATTTCAGGAACATCCCGCCTGGGCCCCGCGATTTGCCACCCTGATGCGCAGCGCACCCTGGGTGGAGCCCGCACTGGAAGCCGCCGATCTGGTCATTCCCATGCCGCTGTCGCGCGAACGGTTGCGCACACGCGGATTCAACCAGGCTTTGCTGCTGGCCCGGGCGCTTGAGCCAGCCAAACTGATGGCCAGTGTCCTGCTACGCATCGTGGACACACCGCCGCAAAGCTCCCTGCCCCGCAAGCAACGACTGACCAGCGTGCAGAACGCCTTTGCGGTGGAGCCGCTGCAGGCGCACCGTCTTCAGGGGACAAGCGTGGTACTGGTGGATGACGTGATGACCAGCGGCGCCTCCCTGCACGCCGCGGCCAAGGTTTTGCGGCAAGCCGGCGTCACACACATCACCGCGCTGGTCTTTGCCCGTACGGAATGA
- the trmL gene encoding tRNA (uridine(34)/cytosine(34)/5-carboxymethylaminomethyluridine(34)-2'-O)-methyltransferase TrmL — protein sequence MFNIVLVEPEIPPNTGNVIRLAANTGCTLHLVEPLGFSMDDKHMRRAGLDYHEYAMLRRHASWQAFLETERPAPERLFTLTTRGTRSPYEVAFQAGDWLVFGSETKGISDTVRASFGPGQSLKLPMREGQRSLNLSNAVAVTVFEAWRQNAFR from the coding sequence ATGTTTAATATTGTTCTGGTCGAACCCGAAATCCCTCCCAACACGGGCAACGTGATCCGCCTGGCGGCCAACACGGGTTGCACGTTGCACCTGGTGGAGCCGCTGGGTTTCTCCATGGACGACAAACACATGCGCAGGGCCGGGCTGGACTACCACGAGTACGCCATGCTGCGCCGCCATGCCAGTTGGCAGGCATTTCTGGAAACCGAACGCCCAGCCCCCGAGCGCCTGTTCACCCTGACCACCCGCGGCACGCGCAGTCCCTACGAGGTGGCCTTTCAGGCTGGTGACTGGCTGGTGTTTGGCTCGGAGACCAAAGGCATTTCAGACACGGTACGTGCCTCGTTTGGACCTGGCCAAAGTCTCAAGCTGCCGATGCGCGAAGGACAGCGCAGCCTGAATCTGTCGAACGCCGTGGCGGTGACCGTGTTTGAGGCTTGGCGGCAGAACGCATTCCGCTGA
- a CDS encoding MaoC family dehydratase: MKTFETLDELATQVGQEVAVSDWIAVTQQHINLFAEATGDHQWIHVDVEKAKQGPFGAPIAHGFLTLSMIPQFFDNALTVKKVRMGVNYGLNKVRFVAPVPVDSRLRARLKLVSCDAIDNNGKQSLWEVTIEREGAAKPVCVAESISRMYP; this comes from the coding sequence ATGAAAACCTTCGAAACCCTTGACGAATTGGCCACCCAGGTCGGCCAGGAGGTCGCAGTCAGCGACTGGATTGCTGTCACGCAGCAACACATCAATCTGTTTGCTGAAGCCACGGGCGACCACCAGTGGATCCATGTGGATGTGGAAAAAGCCAAGCAAGGCCCGTTCGGCGCGCCCATTGCCCATGGGTTTCTGACGCTCTCGATGATCCCCCAATTCTTTGACAACGCACTTACCGTGAAGAAGGTGCGCATGGGCGTGAACTACGGACTCAACAAGGTGCGCTTTGTTGCGCCCGTGCCCGTGGACAGCCGCCTGCGCGCGCGTTTGAAGCTGGTGTCCTGCGACGCCATTGACAACAACGGCAAGCAGTCGCTGTGGGAAGTCACCATCGAGCGCGAAGGCGCTGCCAAGCCGGTATGTGTGGCGGAGTCGATTTCGCGCATGTACCCCTAG
- a CDS encoding ParA family protein codes for MPVVVVANPKGGVGKSTLSTNIAGYFASKGHAVMVGDADRQQSSRLWLSLRPPAARPISTWDVGDDQIAKPPKGTTHVVLDTPAGLHGKRLKDVLKLADKIIVPLQPSIFDIFATRAFLDELATNQHALKAKIGIVGMRVDARTIAADKLHEFVDSLGLPVLGYLRDTQNYIHLAARGLSVFDVAPSRVERDLAQWQPICQWLDS; via the coding sequence ATGCCTGTGGTTGTAGTTGCCAATCCCAAAGGCGGGGTGGGAAAGTCCACTTTGTCGACCAACATCGCGGGCTATTTCGCGTCCAAAGGACATGCGGTGATGGTCGGCGATGCGGATCGCCAGCAGTCGTCCCGCCTGTGGCTCAGCCTGCGCCCGCCCGCAGCCCGGCCGATTTCCACCTGGGATGTGGGGGACGACCAGATCGCCAAGCCGCCCAAGGGCACGACCCATGTGGTGCTCGACACCCCGGCAGGCCTGCATGGCAAGCGCCTCAAGGACGTACTCAAGCTGGCGGACAAAATCATCGTGCCGCTGCAGCCCAGCATTTTCGACATCTTCGCCACGCGTGCCTTTCTGGACGAACTGGCCACCAACCAGCACGCCCTGAAAGCAAAGATCGGTATCGTCGGCATGCGGGTGGACGCGCGCACGATTGCCGCTGACAAACTGCACGAGTTTGTCGATTCCCTGGGTTTGCCGGTGCTTGGGTATCTGCGCGACACGCAAAACTACATCCATCTCGCTGCGCGCGGCCTGTCGGTGTTTGACGTGGCGCCCAGCCGGGTGGAGCGCGATCTGGCGCAGTGGCAGCCGATCTGCCAGTGGCTGGATTCCTAG
- a CDS encoding NAD(P)H-dependent oxidoreductase, translating into MPPENQPLTAQGAPKPIYLVAAHPNWRESRVNRRLLQAARQAGPVEVCDLFATYPDYHVDIPAEQARLSTAQLVVLLHPIQWYSMPALLKLWLDEVFAFGWAYGGGNALQGKDLWLVATTGGPEAAYHPQGYNRYFFDAFMPPYEQTANLCGMRFLPPLVLHGAHRVPEADVQAHIDVFADRLQTYPVWPELEDLEQCVACEVPTTDRPTPPATLHMEPT; encoded by the coding sequence ATGCCTCCAGAAAACCAACCTTTAACAGCGCAAGGCGCACCCAAACCCATCTATCTGGTTGCCGCGCACCCGAATTGGCGTGAATCCCGCGTCAACCGGCGTTTGCTCCAGGCTGCCCGCCAGGCGGGGCCGGTCGAGGTATGTGACCTCTTTGCCACCTATCCGGACTACCACGTGGACATTCCCGCCGAACAGGCGCGCCTGAGCACCGCCCAACTGGTGGTACTGCTGCACCCGATTCAGTGGTATTCCATGCCCGCCCTGCTCAAGCTGTGGCTGGACGAGGTATTTGCCTTTGGCTGGGCCTATGGCGGCGGCAACGCCCTGCAGGGCAAGGACCTGTGGCTGGTGGCCACTACCGGCGGGCCCGAGGCGGCCTACCACCCGCAGGGATACAACCGCTATTTCTTCGACGCCTTTATGCCGCCCTATGAGCAGACCGCCAATCTGTGCGGCATGCGTTTTTTGCCGCCACTGGTGCTGCACGGCGCACACCGTGTACCCGAGGCCGATGTGCAGGCCCACATCGACGTATTTGCCGACCGCCTGCAAACCTACCCAGTCTGGCCAGAGCTGGAAGACCTGGAGCAATGTGTGGCCTGTGAGGTACCCACAACGGACCGCCCCACGCCACCCGCCACCCTGCACATGGAACCCACCTGA